The genomic stretch TTTAATATTCCAACAGACTTACTCAGTTCAAAAACTCGAAAACGAGAAATAGTTCAAGCTCGTCAGATTGCAATGTATTTTTGCAAGAACCTAACGAAATCATCGCTTTCGACAATAGGCTCAACAATAGGAGGTAAGGATCATGCAACGGTACTGCATGCTTATAGGACAATTTCAAACCTTATAGAAACGGATAAATCTTTTAAGCTTCAGATGGACGAAATTGAGAAGAGGATAAAGTATTAAACTTACGCATAAAAAAGGGAGCGGACCTTAGAATAAGGTCCGCTCCCTTTTTTATACAGAACTATTTACAGCATACGAACCAAGGATTATTGAGCTCTTCTTTGTTATAGTGAAGGCGTTCTCCATCAATGGCTGAAATGACTTTCATTCCAGCACCTTCTACAATGGCTTGTCCTGCTGCTGTATCCCACTCAGAGGTTTGTGCCAAGCGCGGGTATAAGTCTGCAATGCCTTCTGCTACAAAGCACATTTTTAATGAACTTCCTTGTGGTATTATCTTTAGATCAGGGTGCTCTTTTTTCTTATTCTCAATAAAGATTTCGGTGTCGGAGGTGAGGTGAGATCTGCTAGATGTAATGGTAAACCGATCTTTACTTTTAACAATAGGGAGACGATCTGATTGTCCTATTAATTCGTCCAGATTAAAGCTTAAAGGTTTATTTGGTTTTACACTACAGAGTTTATAAGAGCCGTAGTTGGTATATCCAAAGTATAGTGTTTCAAATATTGGGGAGTAAATAACCCCCATGATAGGGTAGTTGTTTGCTATTAGGGCTATATTTACCGTAAACTCTCCATTTCTCTTTATAAACTCCTTTGTGCCATCAAGCGGGTCTACAAGCCAAAATAGGTCCCATCCTTTTCGTTCTTCATAGAGTAGATTGCGTCCTTCTTCGCTAAGACTTGGAATGTGCGTTTTGCTTAGATGCTTTTTAATGACTTCGTGGGCCTGCCTGTCTGCTAAGGTTAATGGAGTCTTGTCGGATTTGAAGTTAACTTGGAAATCGTCAGAATGGTATACGTCTAGAATTGCTTGCCCTGCTTGGACAGCTGCTTGAATGGCAGCTAAAAGGAGGTGCTTAATCTCTACTTCTTGAAGCATAATAAGAATATTTCGATGATGCCCTTTAAAGTAAGGCTATGTGGCAAAATTACTATTAAAAACATTAAGACATCATGTTTTTATTTTTTCGAGGGGGAAAATCTATCGCGTTATACGGTCAAAAAAGTCAAAACATGATATTCAACATATTTTAAGAGTTAAAAAGTTTATATGTTTACCCGGTTAACTAAATACAACTAAATACGATGTCTGAAATAGAAAAATTACATCCGCACTTACTTTGGAAGTATTTTCTTGAAGTTTGCGCCATTCCTCGTCCTTCTAAAAAGGAGAATAAGATAATTGCATACCTACTTGATTTTGCCCAAAAGAATAAACTTGAGGCTAAAAGAGATGAAATAGGGAATGTGGTAATCTTTAAGAAAGCAACAAAGGGTAAAGAGAGTCTACTACCTGTTGTACTCCAAAGCCATATGGATATGGTTTGTGAGAAACATAGCGATGTTGTGCATGATTTTGAAACAGATCCAATAATACCTCACCTTGATGGTAATTGGATAAAGGCTAATGGAACAACGCTTGGTGCTGATGATGGGATTGGCATTGCATCTCAGCTTGCTCTTTTGGCTAGCGATGATATTGAGCATGGCCCCATAGAGTGCCTTTTTACCGTTGATGAAGAAACAGGCTTGACTGGTGCTTTTGAGATGAAACCTGGATTCTTTACAGGAAAAACTCTTATTAATTTGGACTCAGAGGATGAAGGTGAACTCTTTATTGGATGTGCCGGTGGAGTAGACACATTGGCAACTTTTGATTACGATAATCGTCCAATACCGAGTGGCTATGTAGCCTTTAGGATGGACGTTAAAGGTCTTTTAGGAGGTCATTCGGGTGATGATATTCACAAGGGACATGGGAATTCGATAAAGATTCTCAATAGATTTTTGTGGAAGTCTACAATGAAGTACGACCTATGCCTATCGGAGATTAATGGAGGAAATCTTAGGAATGCTATTCCACGCGAAGCCTATGCCATTTTTACCATTGATCCTGCTTGTACTGCTAGCCTTGTTGCCGATTTTAAGGAGTTTGAACAAGATGTGAAGTCAGAACTATCACTTACAGATGGTGGTGTAGCCCTTTCTTTGTCAGAGGTTGAAATTCCCGAAAAAGCAATATGTGAAAGTGTACAGTTCGACTTGTTAAATGCGCTGTACTCCTGTCCTAATGGCGTTATTGCTATGAGTTTTGAGATGCCAGGTTTAGTTGAGACGTCAACTAATTTGGCCTCAGTAAAAATGGTAGAAGGGGAGAAGATTGTAGTAACAACCAGTCAGCGTAGTTCTGTGAATTCGTCGAAGGTTGATATTTCTCAAATGGTTGAAAGCGTATTTCGTCTTGCCAATGCGTCAGTAGTTCATTCTGATGGTTATCCTGGATGGAAGCCAAATACAAATTCCGAGATACTTAGAATAACTGAGCATGCCTATAAGAAACTTTTTGGAGAGAAGCCTATTGTTAGAGCGATACATGCAGGTTTAGAGTGTGGCTTATTCTTAGAGAAGTATCCCGATCTGGATATGATCTCTTTTGGCCCAACAATCCGCGGCGCTCATTCTCCAGAGGAGCGTCTTGATGTTCAATCGACTCAAAAGTATTGGGATTTACTGCTGGAAGTTCTTAAAGATCTAAAATAGAAAAAGGACCTTGTGGTCCTTTTTTATTATCATTCAATTTCAACAAAATCATCTTTCGTTACGCCGCATATTGGGCAATGCCACGTGTTCGGGATGTCTTCAAAGGGCGTATTCGGGGGGATGTTTGATGCAGGATCTCCTATGGCAGGATCGTAAATGAGTCCACAGACCTTACAACGATACTTTTTCATTGCGCTAATTTTATGTGTGCTTGCGTTTGTTTTCTTATTTCAACATAAAAGTAAACCTAATGTTTTATGTTCCTATTGCTGATTAAATAAAAATGAAGTTGGAATGGTTATATTTGTGCCTACAATTAAACGACTATAACCAATGATACAACGTATTCAAACCCTCTATCTTTTAGTAGCAGAGGTAATAACCGTAATCCTTTTTTTTTCGAAACTTGCATCATTTTTGACAACTGATGGGCAGGAATTAATTCTAAAGTACAATGGTTTATTTCAGATTGGCAATGGGCTGCTAGAAAAAATGGTTAGTACTTGGCCGTTGGCTGTAATCCTTATAGCAACCGCTGTTGTTGGCTTTTTAGTTATATTTCTGTATCGTCGTAGAATGTTTCAGATTAGAATCTGTTTTTTTGCAATGTTCCTGAACTTTGGTATTCTTATTCTTATGGGATACTATATTTATTCCATAGCTGTGGTTGGAAATAGTACAATGGCTCTATCGGTGGTTGATGCGTTTCCTCTTCTCTCGATTGTGCTCTACTATTTAGCGTATAGAGGAATTGCAAAGGATGAGGCGATGGTTATTGCATCGTCTTTTAGAACCCGAAAAAAATAGGATGTTAGACTCTATAGTAAAAGAAAAAGGGGCCTTAGGCCCCTTTTTCTTTTATGCGATAACAACAATTTGATCTTGTTCGGTAAGCTTTTCGCAGTAGTGGCAACGTAACGAGATTTTCTTTTTATCTTCTACCATAAATCGAGTTTTTACATTCTCGACGTTGGTTACGCACTTAGGGTTTGCGCATTTGCATATGCCTACGAGTTCGTCGGGAATGGAAACTTCTCTTTTTTCTACAACCTCGTAATCTTTAATGATATTAAGTTTTACGTCGGGAGCAATTAGCGCAATTTTGTTGGTTTCTTCTTCCTCAAAGAATTTATCGGATATCTTAACGATGGCTTTTGTTCCGAGCTTCTTGCTTTCGAGGTTTGTTCCAAAAGTTATTTGGTTGGCACATTCGTCGAGATGAAGGATCTTGATTACCTTAAAAAGATTTGCAGCAGGAATGTGATCTATAACAGTACCATCCTTGATGGCGCTTACTTTTAGCTGTTTTTCGGTACTCATTGCTAGTTACTTTATTTCTTTTTCCAATCCTAGTATTGAACACATAATTGCCATACGGGCATATACTCCATTTAAAGCCTGAGTAAAATAGTATGCATGTGGGTTGTCATCAACATCCTCACTAATTTCATTTACACGGGGAAGTGGGTGTAGAATTTTCATGTTTGGTTTTGAACTAGCAAACATCTCGTTCTTTAGAACGTATACGTTTTTAACTTTTTCATATTCCATTAGATCTGAGAAACGTTCGCGCTGTACCCTAGTCATGTAAACAATGTCTGCGTCGTCAACTGTTTTCCCTATTTCTGTTTCTTCAGTAAAAGAAAGCCCTCTTTCTTTTAAGTATAGCTTGTACTCGTTGGGTAGCTTTAGTTCTGGGGGGGATACAAAGGTGAACTTTGTGTTGAAGTGTGACATAGCTTGAAGGAGAGAGTGTACCGTTCTGCCGTACTTTAGGTCTCCGATCATTACAATGTGTAGGTTGTCAAGTGTTCCCTGTGTTTTTCGGATAGAGTATAGGTCGAGCATGGTTTGGGTTGGGTGCTGGTTGGCCCCATCACCCGCATTGATAACAGGAACACGTGCAACTTCACTAGCAAAACGTGCACTACCTTCTATTGGATGGCGCATTACGATTAAGTCGCTGTAGTTTGCTACGGTAAGAATGGTGTCCTTAAGACTTTCTCCTTTTGAAACAGACGTGTTTGAAGCTTCGGAGAATCCTATCACTCGGCCTCCAAGACGATTAATGGCGCTTTCGAAGCTTAAGCGAGTTCGGGTTGATGGCTCGAAGAATAGCGATGCAACTACTTTGCCTTCGAGTACTCTTTGCGACGGATTTTTCTCGAACTTTTCGGCTAGTTCGAGAATCCGAATGATTTCATCCTTGCTGAAATCGTTAATAGATACTAGGCTCTTGTTTTTCATTACCTGGTTGCTGTTGTGTTTCTTATAATGATTAACTATTTTCCAACTATATCGAGGCTAAGTCCTTCGATGTTGCCAAGTTTGGCTTCGAGTACCTCTGCTCGACTTTTGCGTATGCTCATCCGAATGGTGCAGCTGTTGTCAAAATTTTGGTGCTCAATCTTGGGCTGCTCATCTTTAATCACCTTCATTACTTCGTTGAGCATTGGATAACCAAACTGGGCGGTGAATGTTATGTCAACAGTCTTCTCAACAATTAAAGCATTTTGTAGCGCGTCGCTCGTGGCTGATTGGTATGCATTTATAAGCCCGGATACGCCGAGTTTAGTTCCTCCAAAGTAGCGGATTACCACTACAAGAATATTAGTAACATCGTACGACAGGAGTTGCCCATATATCGGGCGCCCTGCGGTGCTTGATGGCTCGCCATCGTCGTTCATTCGGAACGATTCGCCTTTTGCTCCAATCCTATAGGCGTAACAGTGATGGCGGGCATCGTAGAATTCTTTCTTTAAACCTTGAACAATCTCTTTGGCCTCATCCTCGCTTACAATAGGATAGGCGTAAGCAATAAACTTACTGCCTTTCTCCTTGTATATTCCTTCAGCCTTTTCTTCTATTGTTTTGTAAGTATCGTCCATTTAGATAGATGCTAAATAAATTAGGCTGATTATAGATGCAAAAGCACCTACTATATTTATTGCAGATAGCTTTTCCTTGAAAAATAGTATGCCTATTGTAATGGATAGTACTACAATGGATACATTGTTAATACCAAAAATAATGGAACTTGCTACTTTTGAGTTTAGTGCATATAGGAAAAATAGCAGAGAACCAAAGTTTGCAATGCCTAGTGCAGTTCCAAATAGTAAGGTGTTTCTATCCTTTAACTTGCTTGATTTACCTGTCACAAGGATTATTGAGAGGCCAATAAATCCGGCAATTCCAAATGCAATTGCCGAAAAATTGGAGCTGTATTGGCTTGGAACAGCTGTAAGCTGCGCTAGTTTTACCATAGAATCGGTTAATCCCATCGAAACGAAGAGCGCTACAGGGAGAAGTATTGCCGCTAGGTCTTTATCTTTTTTGTCGTTTTTTTTGAAGGTGGTAAGCACAACAGCAACAATAGCAAGGCCTATGCCTATAATTTTATTTGATGTAATGCTATCTTGATTGTCAAATATGAATGAAATGCTAATGGGTATAGCTAACGACATTTTGCTGGCAATAGTGGTGATGCTCATGCCTGCTTTTGCCGTGCAAGTTCCAACAAGGTTAAAAGTGAATATAAATAAAATGCCGACGACAACGGCGGCACTTACGAGTTTTG from Acetobacteroides hydrogenigenes encodes the following:
- the cysQ gene encoding 3'(2'),5'-bisphosphate nucleotidase CysQ yields the protein MLQEVEIKHLLLAAIQAAVQAGQAILDVYHSDDFQVNFKSDKTPLTLADRQAHEVIKKHLSKTHIPSLSEEGRNLLYEERKGWDLFWLVDPLDGTKEFIKRNGEFTVNIALIANNYPIMGVIYSPIFETLYFGYTNYGSYKLCSVKPNKPLSFNLDELIGQSDRLPIVKSKDRFTITSSRSHLTSDTEIFIENKKKEHPDLKIIPQGSSLKMCFVAEGIADLYPRLAQTSEWDTAAGQAIVEGAGMKVISAIDGERLHYNKEELNNPWFVCCK
- a CDS encoding aminoacyl-histidine dipeptidase; this encodes MSEIEKLHPHLLWKYFLEVCAIPRPSKKENKIIAYLLDFAQKNKLEAKRDEIGNVVIFKKATKGKESLLPVVLQSHMDMVCEKHSDVVHDFETDPIIPHLDGNWIKANGTTLGADDGIGIASQLALLASDDIEHGPIECLFTVDEETGLTGAFEMKPGFFTGKTLINLDSEDEGELFIGCAGGVDTLATFDYDNRPIPSGYVAFRMDVKGLLGGHSGDDIHKGHGNSIKILNRFLWKSTMKYDLCLSEINGGNLRNAIPREAYAIFTIDPACTASLVADFKEFEQDVKSELSLTDGGVALSLSEVEIPEKAICESVQFDLLNALYSCPNGVIAMSFEMPGLVETSTNLASVKMVEGEKIVVTTSQRSSVNSSKVDISQMVESVFRLANASVVHSDGYPGWKPNTNSEILRITEHAYKKLFGEKPIVRAIHAGLECGLFLEKYPDLDMISFGPTIRGAHSPEERLDVQSTQKYWDLLLEVLKDLK
- a CDS encoding IMPACT family protein, with the translated sequence MDDTYKTIEEKAEGIYKEKGSKFIAYAYPIVSEDEAKEIVQGLKKEFYDARHHCYAYRIGAKGESFRMNDDGEPSSTAGRPIYGQLLSYDVTNILVVVIRYFGGTKLGVSGLINAYQSATSDALQNALIVEKTVDITFTAQFGYPMLNEVMKVIKDEQPKIEHQNFDNSCTIRMSIRKSRAEVLEAKLGNIEGLSLDIVGK
- a CDS encoding DUF4293 domain-containing protein; the protein is MIQRIQTLYLLVAEVITVILFFSKLASFLTTDGQELILKYNGLFQIGNGLLEKMVSTWPLAVILIATAVVGFLVIFLYRRRMFQIRICFFAMFLNFGILILMGYYIYSIAVVGNSTMALSVVDAFPLLSIVLYYLAYRGIAKDEAMVIASSFRTRKK
- the rd gene encoding rubredoxin, with the protein product MKKYRCKVCGLIYDPAIGDPASNIPPNTPFEDIPNTWHCPICGVTKDDFVEIE
- the pyrB gene encoding aspartate carbamoyltransferase, whose protein sequence is MKNKSLVSINDFSKDEIIRILELAEKFEKNPSQRVLEGKVVASLFFEPSTRTRLSFESAINRLGGRVIGFSEASNTSVSKGESLKDTILTVANYSDLIVMRHPIEGSARFASEVARVPVINAGDGANQHPTQTMLDLYSIRKTQGTLDNLHIVMIGDLKYGRTVHSLLQAMSHFNTKFTFVSPPELKLPNEYKLYLKERGLSFTEETEIGKTVDDADIVYMTRVQRERFSDLMEYEKVKNVYVLKNEMFASSKPNMKILHPLPRVNEISEDVDDNPHAYYFTQALNGVYARMAIMCSILGLEKEIK
- the pyrI gene encoding aspartate carbamoyltransferase regulatory subunit codes for the protein MSTEKQLKVSAIKDGTVIDHIPAANLFKVIKILHLDECANQITFGTNLESKKLGTKAIVKISDKFFEEEETNKIALIAPDVKLNIIKDYEVVEKREVSIPDELVGICKCANPKCVTNVENVKTRFMVEDKKKISLRCHYCEKLTEQDQIVVIA